The Streptomyces kanamyceticus genome window below encodes:
- a CDS encoding GNAT family N-acetyltransferase, translated as MDDLRIRAATPEDLDAVLAFWKVAAEGTSISDDRSGVERLVGRDPEALILAERGGDLAGTVIAGFDGWRCHLYRLAVHPEHRRRGVGAALLAAAEERFVRLGGRRGDAMVLDRNDLAQHAWRAAGYAPEPQWSRWVKPLGG; from the coding sequence ATGGACGATCTTCGGATACGGGCCGCGACGCCCGAGGACCTAGATGCCGTGCTCGCCTTCTGGAAGGTGGCCGCGGAGGGCACCAGCATCAGCGACGACCGCTCCGGAGTGGAGCGACTCGTCGGCCGCGACCCCGAGGCGCTGATCCTCGCCGAGCGCGGGGGCGACCTCGCGGGCACGGTCATCGCGGGCTTCGACGGCTGGCGCTGCCACCTCTACCGCCTCGCCGTGCACCCCGAGCACCGCCGCCGGGGTGTGGGCGCGGCGCTCCTCGCCGCCGCCGAGGAGCGTTTCGTACGGCTCGGCGGGCGCCGCGGCGACGCCATGGTCCTGGACCGCAACGACCTCGCCCAGCACGCCTGGCGCGCGGCGGGCTACGCGCCCGAGCCGCAGTGGAGCCGATGGGTCAAGCCGCTCGGCGGCTGA
- the abc-f gene encoding ribosomal protection-like ABC-F family protein, whose protein sequence is MPAVSQLVLCDVSYGYPDRPVLDRVSLSVRPGEKAGVIGENGSGKSTLLRLIAGEYVPAEGEVSVVSDGGTGHLAQVPRLPPHATVQDAVDDALAELRDLERRIHEAEAALGSATAADLAAYGDLVAAFEARDGYRADARLEAALHGLGLPGLARSRTLGSLSGGEAARLALACVLAPRPELLLLDEPTNHLDDQALGWLEERLRAHRGTVVAVTHDRVFLDRVAESIVEVDGDRRSVARYGGGWHGYLEQRTAVRRRWEERHRAWSDEVARQERLAQGGSERLSTGWRMSERPAFTKHQRSVEGQLSGAVRNARERLKRLRAEPVPRPPDPLRFAAAVAGGDHPFVRPVELADVAVGDRLSVQDLTLEPGSRTLVTGPNGAGKSMLLRVLAGLLTPDRGTVDLPARIGHLPQEVVHEDTSLPLLEAFAAGLGGLPDDHAEALLALGLFRAQDLAVPVRGLSVGQRRRLALARLVTRPADLLLLDEPTNHLSPALVEELDEALGDYAGTLVVVSHDRRLRERFRGDEVRVDSGRVLRA, encoded by the coding sequence CTGCCCGCAGTGAGTCAACTCGTCCTGTGCGACGTGTCGTACGGCTATCCGGACCGGCCCGTCCTCGACCGGGTCTCCCTCTCGGTGCGCCCCGGCGAGAAGGCCGGGGTCATCGGCGAGAACGGCTCGGGCAAGTCGACGCTGCTGCGGCTGATCGCGGGTGAGTACGTGCCCGCGGAGGGCGAGGTGTCCGTCGTGTCCGACGGCGGCACCGGCCATCTCGCCCAGGTGCCCCGGCTGCCGCCGCACGCCACCGTGCAGGACGCGGTGGACGACGCGCTCGCCGAACTGCGCGATCTGGAGCGGCGCATCCACGAGGCGGAGGCCGCACTCGGCTCCGCCACCGCCGCGGATCTCGCCGCGTACGGCGACCTCGTCGCCGCCTTCGAGGCACGGGACGGCTATCGGGCGGACGCGCGCCTTGAGGCGGCCCTGCACGGGCTCGGTCTACCGGGCCTGGCGCGCTCGCGGACGCTCGGTTCGCTGTCCGGCGGCGAGGCCGCGCGGCTCGCGCTGGCCTGCGTCCTCGCGCCGCGGCCCGAACTGCTGCTGCTCGACGAGCCGACCAACCACCTGGACGACCAGGCGCTCGGCTGGCTGGAGGAGCGGCTGCGGGCGCATCGCGGCACCGTCGTCGCCGTCACCCACGACCGGGTCTTCCTCGACCGCGTGGCGGAGTCGATCGTCGAGGTCGACGGGGACCGCAGGTCCGTGGCGCGGTACGGCGGCGGCTGGCACGGCTATCTGGAACAGCGCACCGCGGTCAGGCGCCGCTGGGAGGAGCGCCACCGCGCGTGGTCCGACGAGGTGGCCCGCCAGGAGCGGCTCGCGCAGGGCGGCTCCGAGCGGCTCTCGACGGGCTGGCGGATGAGCGAGCGGCCCGCGTTCACCAAGCACCAGCGGTCGGTGGAGGGGCAGCTCTCCGGTGCCGTACGCAATGCGCGCGAGCGGCTGAAGCGGCTGCGCGCCGAGCCGGTGCCACGGCCCCCGGACCCGCTGCGGTTCGCGGCGGCGGTGGCGGGCGGCGACCACCCCTTCGTACGTCCCGTGGAGCTTGCGGACGTGGCGGTCGGCGACCGCCTCTCCGTCCAGGACCTGACCCTGGAGCCGGGCTCACGGACGCTGGTGACCGGGCCGAACGGCGCGGGCAAGTCGATGCTGCTGCGCGTCCTCGCGGGTCTGCTCACGCCCGACCGCGGCACGGTCGACCTCCCGGCGCGGATCGGCCACCTGCCCCAGGAGGTCGTGCACGAGGACACGTCGCTGCCGCTCCTGGAGGCGTTCGCCGCCGGGCTCGGCGGGCTGCCCGACGACCACGCCGAGGCGCTGCTCGCCCTCGGGCTGTTCCGCGCTCAGGACCTGGCCGTACCGGTACGGGGTCTCTCCGTGGGCCAGCGCCGCCGTCTCGCCCTGGCCCGCCTGGTGACCCGCCCCGCCGATCTGCTGCTCCTCGACGAGCCGACGAACCACCTCTCCCCCGCGCTGGTCGAGGAGCTCGACGAGGCGCTCGGCGACTACGCGGGAACGCTGGTGGTCGTCTCCCACGACCGCAGGCTCCGGGAGCGGTTTCGCGGGGACGAGGTGCGGGTGGATTCGGGGCGGGTGCTGCGCGCGTAA
- a CDS encoding SAV_915 family protein, whose translation MAELPCGEDPEPCEPGPAGPLFVPVRPGPAGCVARLFRTAVGGRTAVAFTTEERLGAALGDTQPWIRLSTPALRALVEPLGVGDVTVDPRLAAHPVGPPLRPGERYAAPRRDRDRQAVGAPRVTSAAALAGAPTPWIG comes from the coding sequence ATGGCAGAGCTCCCGTGCGGCGAGGACCCCGAGCCCTGTGAACCCGGCCCGGCCGGGCCGCTTTTCGTTCCCGTCCGGCCGGGACCCGCGGGCTGCGTGGCCCGCCTGTTCCGCACAGCCGTCGGCGGACGCACCGCCGTCGCCTTCACCACCGAGGAGCGCCTCGGCGCCGCCCTCGGCGACACGCAGCCGTGGATCAGGCTTTCCACACCGGCGCTGCGGGCACTCGTCGAGCCGCTCGGCGTCGGTGACGTCACCGTCGACCCACGGCTGGCCGCGCATCCCGTCGGGCCGCCGCTGCGGCCCGGCGAGCGGTACGCGGCCCCCCGGCGCGACCGGGACCGGCAGGCGGTGGGCGCGCCGCGCGTCACCTCCGCGGCGGCCCTGGCGGGCGCGCCGACCCCCTGGATCGGCTGA
- a CDS encoding hemolysin family protein: MIAVQLLIGLATLVVNAFFVGAEFALISVRRSQIEPYAEDGNKRAKSVLWGLRHVSALLAAAQLGITLCTLVLGIVAEPAIAHLLEPVFDAVGVPHGLVHPISFVIALTVATYLHMLLGEMVPKNISLAEPVRTALLLGPPLVTLARALRPVIFAINAFANGLLKLLRVEVKDEVSASFSDDELARMVKDSGDAGLIDDRAQERLHDALELGRRPVRDVVLPLQDVVYARVGVTPEQLEQLSAESGFSRFPVVDEGRRIVGYLHVKDALDRSPRDLPFRVPDMRKIAQVRETTPLDDVLTAMRRSRTHVAAVLGSDGRLAGMVTMEDVLRELFGQPV, from the coding sequence ATGATCGCCGTCCAGTTGCTGATCGGCCTCGCGACGCTCGTCGTGAACGCCTTCTTCGTAGGCGCCGAGTTCGCGCTCATCTCCGTACGCCGCAGCCAGATCGAGCCCTACGCGGAGGACGGGAACAAGCGCGCGAAGAGCGTGCTGTGGGGGCTGCGGCACGTGTCGGCGCTGCTCGCCGCGGCGCAGCTCGGCATCACCCTGTGCACCCTCGTGCTCGGCATCGTCGCCGAGCCCGCCATCGCCCATCTCCTGGAGCCCGTCTTCGACGCGGTGGGCGTCCCGCACGGCCTGGTGCACCCGATCTCCTTCGTGATCGCGCTGACCGTGGCGACGTATCTGCACATGCTGCTCGGCGAGATGGTCCCCAAGAACATCTCGCTGGCCGAGCCGGTGCGCACGGCGCTGCTGCTCGGGCCGCCGCTGGTGACGCTCGCGCGGGCGCTGCGTCCGGTGATCTTCGCGATCAACGCGTTCGCCAACGGCCTGCTGAAGCTCCTGCGCGTCGAGGTGAAGGACGAGGTGTCCGCGAGCTTCTCCGACGACGAGCTGGCCCGCATGGTCAAGGACTCCGGAGACGCGGGTCTCATCGACGACCGCGCGCAGGAACGGCTGCACGACGCCCTCGAACTGGGCCGCCGCCCGGTCAGGGATGTGGTGCTGCCGCTCCAGGACGTGGTCTACGCGCGCGTGGGCGTCACGCCGGAGCAGTTGGAGCAGCTCTCGGCCGAGTCCGGTTTCTCGCGTTTCCCCGTCGTCGACGAGGGTCGCAGGATCGTCGGCTATCTGCACGTCAAGGACGCCCTCGACCGGTCGCCGCGCGATCTGCCGTTCCGGGTCCCCGACATGCGCAAGATCGCCCAGGTCCGCGAGACGACGCCGCTCGACGACGTGCTGACCGCCATGCGCCGCAGCCGTACGCACGTGGCCGCGGTGCTCGGCTCTGACGGCAGGCTCGCCGGGATGGTCACGATGGAGGACGTGCTGAGGGAGCTGTTCGGCCAGCCCGTGTGA
- a CDS encoding holin, with protein MWTAAFWKATAERAIRTFAQALAAVLVAGATSLLDVPWGAAFATAGLAALLAVLTAIGASEAGAKGPGITESPTAPAPTPTATTPTTGGA; from the coding sequence ATGTGGACCGCAGCCTTCTGGAAGGCCACCGCGGAGCGTGCGATCCGCACCTTCGCCCAGGCGCTCGCCGCCGTCCTGGTCGCGGGGGCGACCAGCCTGCTGGACGTCCCGTGGGGCGCCGCCTTCGCGACGGCCGGCCTCGCGGCGCTGCTCGCGGTCCTGACGGCGATCGGCGCGTCGGAGGCCGGAGCGAAGGGCCCCGGCATCACCGAGAGCCCGACCGCCCCGGCGCCGACCCCCACGGCCACCACCCCGACGACCGGTGGCGCGTGA
- the purB gene encoding adenylosuccinate lyase has translation MTAAPAKPRIPNVLAGRYASAELATLWSPEQKVKLERQLWLAVLRAQKDLGIEVPDAAIADYERVLDQVDLASIAEREKVTRHDVKARIEEFNALAGHEHVHKGMTSRDLTENVEQLQIRLSLELIRNRTVAVLARLGKLAGEYAELVMAGRSHNVAAQATTLGKRFATGADELLVAYRRLDELIDRYPLRGIKGPVGTAQDMLDLLGGDAAKLADLEQRIASHLGFDAAFTSVGQVYPRSLDYDVVTALVQVAAAPSSIAKTVRLMAGHELVTEGFKPGQVGSSAMPHKMNTRSCERVNGLTVILRGYASMTGELAGDQWNEGDVSCSVVRRVALPDAFFALDGLLETFLTVLDEFGAFPAVVARELDRYLPFLATTKVLMASVRAGVGREEAHEAIKENAVASALAMREQGAERNELLDKLAADSRIPLDRAQLDELMADKLSFTGAASDQVAAVVARIEALLKEHPEAAAYAPGAIL, from the coding sequence GTGACTGCTGCGCCTGCAAAGCCCCGTATCCCGAACGTCCTCGCCGGACGTTATGCCTCCGCCGAGCTCGCCACCCTCTGGTCGCCCGAGCAGAAGGTGAAGCTGGAGCGTCAGCTCTGGCTTGCCGTGCTGCGCGCGCAGAAGGACCTGGGGATCGAGGTTCCGGACGCCGCCATCGCCGACTACGAGCGCGTGCTCGACCAGGTCGACCTGGCCTCCATCGCCGAGCGCGAGAAGGTCACGCGCCATGATGTGAAGGCCCGCATCGAGGAGTTCAACGCCCTCGCCGGGCACGAGCACGTGCACAAGGGCATGACCTCGCGCGACCTCACCGAGAACGTCGAGCAGCTGCAGATCCGGCTCTCCCTGGAGCTGATCCGCAACCGCACGGTCGCGGTCCTCGCCCGGCTCGGAAAGCTCGCCGGTGAGTACGCCGAGCTGGTCATGGCGGGCCGCTCCCACAACGTCGCCGCCCAGGCGACCACGCTGGGCAAGCGTTTCGCGACCGGCGCCGACGAGCTCCTGGTCGCGTACCGCCGCCTCGACGAACTCATCGACCGCTACCCGCTGCGCGGCATCAAGGGCCCGGTCGGCACCGCCCAGGACATGCTCGACCTGCTCGGCGGCGACGCCGCGAAGCTGGCCGACCTGGAGCAGCGCATCGCCTCGCACCTGGGCTTCGACGCGGCCTTCACCTCGGTCGGCCAGGTCTACCCGCGCTCCCTCGACTACGACGTGGTCACCGCGCTCGTGCAGGTCGCGGCCGCGCCGTCCTCGATCGCCAAGACGGTCCGCCTGATGGCCGGGCACGAGCTGGTCACCGAGGGCTTCAAGCCCGGCCAGGTCGGCTCGTCCGCGATGCCGCACAAGATGAACACCCGCTCCTGCGAGCGCGTCAACGGCCTCACCGTCATCCTGCGCGGCTACGCCTCGATGACCGGCGAGCTGGCGGGCGACCAGTGGAACGAGGGCGACGTCTCCTGCTCCGTCGTACGCCGGGTCGCGCTGCCCGACGCGTTCTTCGCGCTCGACGGTCTCCTGGAGACCTTCCTGACCGTGCTCGACGAGTTCGGCGCCTTCCCCGCCGTCGTGGCGCGCGAGCTGGACCGCTACCTCCCCTTCCTCGCCACCACCAAGGTCCTGATGGCCTCGGTGCGCGCGGGCGTCGGCCGCGAGGAGGCCCACGAGGCCATCAAGGAGAACGCGGTCGCCTCCGCGCTCGCCATGCGCGAGCAGGGCGCCGAGCGCAACGAACTGCTCGACAAGCTCGCCGCCGACTCCCGCATTCCGCTGGATCGCGCGCAGCTCGACGAGCTGATGGCCGACAAGCTGTCCTTCACCGGTGCCGCCAGTGACCAGGTCGCCGCGGTCGTCGCGCGGATCGAGGCACTCCTGAAGGAGCACCCCGAGGCCGCGGCCTACGCGCCGGGCGCCATTCTCTGA
- a CDS encoding LLM class F420-dependent oxidoreductase, with protein MTRPFRFGVNMVSLSTGDDWREKCRTAERLGYDVILVPDHLGAPSPFPALVAAAEATERPRVGTFVLNAGFWNPALLAREVATTDALTGGRLELGLGTGYVKPEHDAAGLPWGTPGERVDHLRRAIEELDKLLGADEHQPQPLQKPRPPLLIGGNGDRMLQLTSQHADIAAFTGAKAAPGDSSGTLRHLTAEELDERIAAYHRFAADRAAPAELNLLIQMVEVTDDRRAAVRPVVEYIPRLTEDTALELPIVLIGTVRQIADQLRAQRERYGFSYITVLEPYFEAFGPVIEELSGS; from the coding sequence ATGACCCGGCCGTTCCGCTTCGGCGTCAACATGGTCAGCCTGTCGACCGGCGACGACTGGCGTGAGAAGTGCCGCACGGCGGAACGGCTCGGGTACGACGTGATCCTGGTGCCCGACCACCTCGGCGCGCCCTCGCCGTTCCCCGCGCTCGTGGCCGCCGCCGAGGCCACCGAGCGGCCCCGGGTCGGCACGTTCGTCCTCAACGCCGGATTCTGGAATCCGGCCCTGCTCGCGCGCGAGGTCGCCACGACGGACGCGCTGACCGGCGGGCGGCTCGAACTCGGCCTCGGCACCGGTTACGTCAAGCCGGAGCACGACGCGGCGGGCCTGCCCTGGGGCACACCGGGCGAGCGCGTCGACCATCTCCGGCGCGCCATCGAGGAGTTGGACAAGCTGCTCGGCGCCGACGAGCACCAGCCACAGCCGCTCCAGAAGCCACGGCCGCCCCTCCTGATCGGCGGCAACGGCGACCGCATGCTCCAACTCACTTCCCAGCACGCCGACATCGCCGCCTTCACGGGGGCCAAGGCGGCCCCGGGAGACAGCAGCGGGACGCTGCGTCACCTCACCGCGGAGGAACTGGACGAGCGGATCGCCGCCTACCACCGCTTCGCCGCCGACCGCGCCGCACCGGCCGAGCTGAACCTGCTGATCCAGATGGTGGAGGTGACGGACGACCGACGCGCGGCGGTCCGCCCGGTCGTGGAGTACATCCCGCGCCTCACCGAGGACACCGCACTCGAACTCCCGATCGTCCTCATCGGCACCGTGCGCCAGATCGCCGACCAGCTGCGCGCCCAGCGCGAGCGCTACGGCTTCTCGTACATCACGGTCCTGGAACCGTACTTCGAGGCGTTCGGGCCGGTCATCGAGGAGCTGTCCGGCAGTTGA
- the lysA gene encoding diaminopimelate decarboxylase, producing MTTLHVPPFPAPGPSSSTPSAGAPAVAAPKTPAPPLPVLPGPVDALAPSDEELSIWPASTRPLGRGDLSVGGVPLTEVAERFGTPAYLLDEGEVRARCRGYLRAFPEAEVLYAAKAFLCRAMAHWMAEEGLGLDVCSAGELELAVTTGFPAERIVLHGNAKSPHDLSAALRLGVGRIVIDSASEIARLAAAVPTGSRQKVMVRVVPGIAAGGHAKIRTGTDDQKFGLSITDGSAQHAVARILGQPALELVGLHCHLGSQITTEKPFLAAVRRLVGLMARIKDQHGITLPELDLGGGHGIAYRPGEDALDIACLARKVRAELIESCAAAGLTVPHLILEPGRAIAGPSGVALYRVLAVKRTGGQTFVAVDGGMSDNPRPALYGVRYVPRLVGRSATAEAVPVTVVGRHCEAGDILATDVPLPGDVRPGDLLAVPVAGAYHLSMASGYNLVGRPPVVAVADGHARLLVRRESLEDFRSRDVGL from the coding sequence ATGACCACCCTGCACGTACCTCCGTTCCCGGCACCTGGCCCGTCGTCGTCGACGCCGTCGGCAGGCGCCCCGGCAGTAGCGGCCCCCAAGACCCCCGCGCCCCCTCTCCCGGTGCTGCCGGGCCCCGTCGACGCACTCGCCCCGTCCGACGAGGAGCTGTCCATCTGGCCCGCCTCCACCAGGCCCCTCGGACGCGGTGACCTCTCCGTGGGCGGCGTCCCGCTCACCGAGGTCGCCGAGCGCTTCGGCACCCCCGCCTACCTCCTGGACGAGGGCGAGGTGCGCGCACGCTGCCGCGGCTATCTGCGCGCCTTCCCCGAGGCCGAAGTCCTCTACGCCGCCAAGGCGTTCCTGTGCCGCGCCATGGCGCACTGGATGGCCGAGGAGGGCCTGGGCCTCGACGTCTGCTCGGCCGGTGAGCTGGAGCTCGCCGTCACCACCGGGTTCCCCGCCGAACGCATCGTGCTGCACGGCAACGCCAAGAGCCCGCACGACCTGTCGGCCGCGCTCCGGCTCGGCGTCGGCCGCATCGTCATCGACAGCGCGTCCGAGATCGCCCGCCTCGCCGCCGCCGTGCCGACGGGCAGCAGGCAGAAGGTGATGGTCCGGGTGGTACCCGGCATCGCGGCGGGCGGGCACGCCAAGATCCGCACGGGCACCGACGACCAGAAGTTCGGCCTGTCCATCACGGACGGCTCCGCGCAGCACGCCGTCGCCCGCATCCTGGGCCAGCCCGCGCTCGAACTGGTGGGCCTGCACTGCCATCTGGGTTCACAGATCACCACGGAGAAGCCGTTCCTCGCCGCGGTGCGCAGGCTGGTCGGCCTGATGGCCCGGATCAAGGACCAGCACGGCATCACGCTCCCCGAACTGGACCTCGGCGGCGGCCACGGCATCGCCTACCGGCCCGGCGAGGACGCGCTCGACATCGCCTGCCTGGCCCGCAAGGTTCGGGCCGAGCTGATCGAGAGCTGCGCGGCGGCCGGACTCACCGTGCCGCACCTGATCCTGGAACCGGGCCGCGCGATCGCGGGCCCCTCCGGAGTGGCGCTCTACCGGGTGCTCGCGGTGAAGCGGACCGGCGGGCAGACTTTCGTCGCCGTCGACGGCGGCATGAGCGACAACCCGCGCCCGGCGCTGTACGGGGTGCGGTACGTGCCCCGTCTGGTCGGCCGGAGCGCCACGGCAGAGGCCGTGCCCGTGACCGTCGTGGGGCGGCACTGCGAGGCGGGCGACATCCTGGCGACGGACGTGCCGCTGCCGGGGGACGTACGACCGGGGGACCTGCTCGCCGTCCCGGTCGCCGGGGCGTACCACCTCTCGATGGCCTCGGGCTACAACCTCGTGGGCCGCCCGCCCGTGGTCGCGGTGGCCGATGGACACGCACGGCTCCTGGTGCGCCGGGAATCCCTGGAGGACTTCCGCAGCAGGGACGTGGGTCTGTAG
- a CDS encoding DUF4287 domain-containing protein has product MTETVKGPASYFPSIEKKYGRPIAEWQDLIRTSPLTKHMELVSWLKTEHALGHGHANALVAHTLAEGAGK; this is encoded by the coding sequence ATGACTGAGACCGTGAAGGGCCCCGCGAGCTACTTTCCGTCGATCGAGAAGAAGTACGGGCGGCCGATAGCCGAGTGGCAGGACCTCATCCGCACCTCACCGCTGACCAAGCACATGGAGCTGGTGAGCTGGCTCAAGACCGAGCACGCTCTCGGTCACGGCCACGCCAACGCCCTGGTCGCCCACACCCTCGCGGAGGGAGCGGGCAAGTAG
- a CDS encoding hemolysin family protein — protein MTEVLLLLVAVLLSLACGVFVAAEFSLTTVERSELEQAVERGERGAAGALKSVKNLTFQLSGAQLGITVTNLVVGMLSEPSIAKLIAGPLRGLGVPSSAASSVALVIGTALSTVFLMVIGELVPKNWAISSPLAVAKRVATPQRLFSAAFRPFIAHLNNTANRSVRRFGIEPTEELASARGPKELIALARHSAKEGALEADTAELFMRTLNLADLTAENVMTPRVQVMALDAHATCEDVANATRATGLSRFPVYRGNLDSVVGVAHIKDVLAVPAERRARYPVAELMREPLLVPETLTVDRLLDRLSGKRTMAVVIDEYGGTAGVATLEDIVEEVVGEVRDEHDPHETPDIAAAGTDDDGRTLYSADGAARTDQLARVGLRTPEGPYETLAGLVATELGRIPAVGDTIEAGGWRLDVVDASGRRAARVLLHAPLTADEPEEDAR, from the coding sequence ATGACCGAAGTGCTCCTGCTCCTCGTGGCGGTGCTGCTCAGTCTGGCGTGTGGGGTCTTCGTCGCGGCGGAGTTCTCCCTCACGACGGTCGAGCGCAGCGAGCTCGAACAGGCCGTCGAACGCGGCGAGCGGGGCGCCGCGGGCGCCCTCAAGTCCGTCAAGAACCTCACCTTCCAGCTCTCCGGCGCCCAGCTCGGCATCACGGTCACCAATCTGGTCGTCGGCATGCTCTCCGAGCCGTCCATCGCCAAGCTGATCGCGGGCCCGCTGCGCGGCCTCGGCGTGCCGTCGTCGGCCGCCTCCTCGGTGGCCCTGGTCATCGGCACGGCCCTTTCGACCGTCTTCCTGATGGTCATCGGCGAGCTGGTCCCCAAGAACTGGGCGATCTCGTCGCCGCTGGCGGTCGCCAAGCGGGTGGCGACGCCGCAGCGCCTGTTCAGCGCCGCTTTCCGGCCCTTCATCGCGCATCTGAACAACACCGCGAACCGTTCGGTACGCCGCTTCGGCATCGAACCCACCGAGGAGCTGGCCTCCGCGCGCGGCCCCAAGGAGCTGATCGCCCTGGCCCGCCACTCCGCCAAGGAGGGCGCGCTGGAGGCGGACACCGCCGAGCTGTTCATGCGCACGCTGAACCTCGCCGATCTGACCGCGGAGAACGTGATGACGCCGCGCGTCCAGGTCATGGCCCTCGACGCGCACGCCACCTGCGAGGACGTCGCGAACGCCACGCGCGCGACCGGCCTGTCCCGCTTCCCCGTCTACCGCGGCAACCTCGACTCGGTGGTCGGTGTCGCGCACATCAAGGACGTCCTCGCGGTGCCCGCCGAGCGCAGGGCCCGCTACCCCGTGGCCGAACTGATGCGCGAGCCGCTGCTCGTACCGGAGACGCTGACGGTCGACCGACTGCTCGACCGGCTCTCCGGCAAGCGCACGATGGCCGTGGTCATCGACGAGTACGGCGGCACCGCGGGGGTCGCCACCCTGGAGGACATCGTCGAGGAGGTCGTCGGCGAGGTGCGGGACGAGCACGACCCGCACGAGACGCCCGACATCGCCGCCGCGGGCACGGACGACGACGGCAGGACGCTCTACTCCGCCGACGGAGCCGCGCGCACCGACCAGCTGGCGCGGGTCGGCCTCCGCACACCCGAGGGCCCCTACGAAACGCTCGCCGGACTCGTCGCCACCGAGCTCGGCAGGATCCCGGCCGTCGGCGACACCATCGAGGCCGGCGGCTGGCGGCTCGACGTGGTGGACGCCTCCGGGCGGCGCGCCGCGCGCGTGCTCCTGCACGCCCCCCTGACCGCGGACGAGCCCGAGGAGGATGCCCGATGA
- a CDS encoding SGNH/GDSL hydrolase family protein: MQMNANYTSLVAVGDSFTEGMSDLLPDGSYRGWADLLAGRMAAEAPGFRYANLAVRGKLIGQIVEEQVDVAAAMQPDVITLVGGLNDTLRPKCDMDRVRGLLDEAVERLAPACKQLVLMRSPGRNGPVMERFRPRMEELFDHIEGLAARHGAVVVDLYGAAVLGDQRMWDVDRLHPTAEGHRRVAEAVWQALGYPPEDDWRTPLPAALPPRWAARRVADARFARQHLMPWIGRRLTGRSSGDGRPPKRPDLLPYDGPAQGR, from the coding sequence ATGCAGATGAATGCCAACTACACCAGTCTCGTCGCGGTCGGCGACTCCTTCACCGAAGGCATGTCGGACCTGCTGCCCGACGGCAGCTACCGCGGCTGGGCCGACCTCCTGGCCGGTCGGATGGCCGCCGAGGCGCCCGGTTTCCGCTACGCGAACCTCGCGGTGCGCGGCAAGCTCATCGGTCAGATCGTCGAGGAGCAGGTGGACGTCGCGGCCGCCATGCAGCCCGACGTGATCACCCTGGTGGGCGGCCTCAACGACACGCTGCGCCCCAAGTGCGACATGGACCGCGTGCGCGGCCTGCTCGACGAGGCCGTCGAGCGTCTCGCCCCCGCCTGCAAGCAGCTCGTCCTGATGCGCAGCCCCGGCCGCAACGGCCCGGTGATGGAACGCTTCCGTCCGCGCATGGAGGAGCTCTTCGACCACATCGAAGGCCTTGCGGCACGGCACGGCGCCGTCGTCGTGGACCTCTACGGCGCGGCCGTGCTCGGCGACCAGCGCATGTGGGACGTGGACCGGCTGCACCCCACCGCCGAAGGCCACCGCAGGGTCGCCGAGGCCGTCTGGCAGGCGCTCGGCTATCCGCCCGAGGACGACTGGCGCACGCCCCTGCCCGCCGCGCTGCCGCCGCGCTGGGCCGCGCGCCGCGTCGCCGACGCCCGGTTCGCCAGGCAGCACCTCATGCCGTGGATCGGCCGCCGCCTCACGGGCCGCTCGTCCGGCGACGGCCGCCCGCCCAAGCGTCCCGACCTGCTGCCGTACGACGGACCGGCTCAGGGGCGGTAG